The region GAGGTCTGTAGACTGTACCTTTTGATTTTGTCTTCCTTTATGTTGCTTTGTTTACTTGGCTTTCCTGGTGTATGCAAATTGCTATGAGTGAATTTTTTCTTCTGCATCGTAAATGCAAAGACATATTAAATGGCAACTTGTGGTGATGGTTGCTTCTCGAATGAATGTAGGGTGCTCATAAATTAACACAATTTTACCATTTTGTTCATTGGGAGTGTTTTGTTCTGGAAATAAACTAATTAGAAAAAGTTATGGAAAAGCTCTCCAAGTCTTACTTATTTAGCCATAAATATCATTTTCAGGTCTAGATAATGGAAATTTTTTGATCAGTTGTCATGTTTCCTAAATGGCCATTGGGGAAACTGTTTTGAGatagtttaaagtttaaacagGGAACTTAGTATAATTTATTGTTCATTTTGTTTCCATACCATTCCATTTTCTTGGGAAGAAAGCTGTGTGACTAAGTACAAGTGGTTatgcttaatcactaaaaacggAAATTATTTACCATGTGTTTTGAGATTTCCGCAAAAAACATTTTCCTCTTGCTGGACAATTTGTACAAATTCAAATGGTTCAACTAAATTCTGCATGAAATTTGGACCTGAGTCTAAACTTTTAATACTGGTCAATATTTTAACATGGATATTAAGAATTTACACAAATTCATGTTTTCTCTTTGTTCTTTACTTCATGCTATGATTTTTGGTTGATCAACTGTATATGCCTTCGGAGCATGCCATAAAACCTTAACTCTATCTCATTTTATAGGAAGCAAGGGCATTATTAGGAAGGCTTGAGTTTCAGAAAGGAAGTATAGAAGCAGCACTTCATGTATTTGAAGGCATTGATGTGGCTGCTGTGACTTCCAAGATGAAAGTTTCTCTTTCTAGAAAGTGCGAACAAAATCGACGTCGTTCTCAAAGTGATGCTGTCCCACTTATGTCTATGCATGCTGTTAATTTACTTCTTGAAGCTATTTTTCTGAAAGCAAAATCACTGCAGGGTCTTAGCAGGTTTGGAGGTATAGACTTTATTTAACATTCCCTAGCCATAATTTGTTATTAAATATCTCTAAATGGTGAAGATTTAGAAAAACTATTTATTTCGCCAAGATTGTAAGTGTAAAATTTGTAGTGCTGTCTTTTGAGTCTCTACTTCAGGAAACCAAGCCGATAGCCAACAGTGGGTTACGAACCTCTCGTACGTCGTTAGATGCTTCAGGAAACGAATCTAGTCAAATGTACAACTAAAATAGTTGTTTTTAGAGAATGTTGGTTGAATATGAGAAGCATATATCTGATCGATATGCTGCATTTGCCAAAAATACCATGATGTCtatttttgataatataacTTGCAATTTAGTTTATTGCTTTCTATCTATGATAATCTCTTATTTTTTGGTGCATATGCATAACTACAGAAGGATCGAAGGAACAgacaataaaaatgaaaattttgcaAAATTTAGGACTTGCTATGTTAGCACAGTTTGTGTTACTATTATTTCGTGCCTGATGTTTCTTCGGATCCTTATTTGCAGATGCTGCTCAATCATGCAAAGTCATTTTGGATACTGTCGAGTCTGCGTTGCCAGATGGCCTACCTGAAAGTGTTTCTGCAGATTGGAAGCTACAAGAAACTCTGAACAAAGCTGTTGAACTTCTTCCGGAGCTGTGGAAACTTGCTGGGGCTCCGCAAGAGGCTATATTGTCATACCGACGGGCACTTCTCTATAATTGGAATCTGGAAACAGAGATCAAAGCCAAGATTGAAAAAGAATTTGCTATATTTCTTTTGTACAGTGGTACTGACGCAAGCCCTCCAAACCTTCGTTCCCATATGGACGGATCATTTGTGCCGAGAAATAATATCGAGGAGGCTGTTCTTCTGTTACTCATTCTATTAAGAAAATTTTCTAACGGAAAGATCGAGTGGGACCCAACAATCTTGGATCATCTGTCTTTTGCCTTGTCTGTTTCAGGTGAACTAAGGGCACTAGCTCATCAGATCGAAGAGTTGCTTCCAGGAATCCTGGATAGAAGAGAAAGATATTGCACTTTAGCGCTGTGTTACCACGGAGAGGGCGACGATGCGGTGGCTTTGAATCTTTTGAGGAACTTATTCAGTAACAGAGATAATCCAGACTGCATACTAGAATTATTACTGGGTTCGAAGATTTGTgcagaaaaaatgatttttatcGATGAAGGGATGAGTTATGCATCCAAAGCTCTCTCTAAATTGCACGGAAGATGCGGCCAGATGGTAAGTCTTGCAAATTGGTTGTGGGGTCTTTTACTGTCGGCTCAGTCTAGATCAGTCGCTTCTGATTCCGAAAGGACTAGGAAGCAATCCGAAGCACTCGAGGCACTTGAAACTGCTCAGAAAGTAATGATACAAAGAGATCCAAAAATCATATTCTATCTCAGCTTAGAAAATGCAGAGCAGAGGAAATTGGATATTGCACTTTCATATGCAAAGCATCTTTTGAAACTGGAGGCTGGATCTAGTATTAAAACTTACATCCTTTTAGCTCGAATATTGTCGGCACAAAAACGGTTTATTGATGCAGAGACGGTAGTCAATGCTGCTTTAGATCAGACCGGGAAATGGGACCAAGGAGAATTGTTGCGAACCAAAGCTAAACTTCAGATTGCACAAGGACAGTTGAAGAATGCCATACAAACCTATACTCATATTCTTGCCGTACTCCAAGTTCGAAATAAAACATATGCCAGTGGGAAGAGGCTTCTAAAGGTATGCATATACATCGACATCTACGTCTCCTTGTTCTTAGGGCATTTGAAGGACTTAAATGAACGGTTTTGGATAAGTTTTATGTTAGGCTAGAAATAGTTTTATAGATGCCATAATTGCTGATCCttttttattattctgtttCAGAGTAAGGGAAATTATGATAGAAAACTTGAAATGGAGACTTGGCATGACTTGGCCAACGTGTACACAAGTTTGTCTCAGTGGCGGGACGCTGAGGTCTGTCTTTCGAAATCCAAGGCTATCGGTCCTTATTCCGCATCGAGATGGCACACCGCAGGTAAATAGATGGTTCATAACTTACGCTGTACGGAGACTCCCTCGGTCTAATATTTCGACGTTCCGTTTTCGTTTTCAATCTGTTTATGTAAAAAGAATCATTTCGCAATTTTCTCGTATCAGCGCTATCCATTTTCGTGCTACATAGTCTATAAGCAAGctaatttattttgttaggTTTACTCTATGAAGCGAAGGGCTCGCACCAAGAAGCTCTGAAAGCATTCAGTGCAGCTTTAGATGTCGACCCCGCCCACGTTCCGAGCTTGATCTCTACGGCCAGTATCCTGAGACATCTCGGTAGCCAATCAATACCAATTATCAGAAGCTTTCTCACTGACGCAATTCGACTTGACAAAATGAACCATTCCGCATGGTATAATCTTGGGCTGGTCTACAAGATTGATGCTGGTGCATCGCCACTTGAAGCAGCCGAGTGCTTCGAGGCTGCAGCAATTTTGGAAGAATCTGCACCTCTTGAACCTTTCAGATGAGTCTAAAATGCACATTTTGTCTCTGTAAACTCTGTAATTCCGCATATATAGATGTAAATTTTGCAATCAAAAAGTCATTCCACAGCTGCAATTTTGTTGTATGATAGTAAACAGTGTGACAAAGAATAGTaaaaagaataatattttttcattgtTAAGTTTGATTCCAACTTCTTGTAATCTAAAATCTAGCTATAaacatatgtgtatatatatttcGAGTCCTGtacatatttaattaataaaaagttcacgcatttattattttcagcTGGCTTTAGAAAAAGAACTTTTATTGCAAGTTCAGAATGATCGCCATTACTCATAGGCCAA is a window of Mercurialis annua linkage group LG2, ddMerAnnu1.2, whole genome shotgun sequence DNA encoding:
- the LOC126669081 gene encoding protein NPGR2-like, which translates into the protein MRLKNWIKSWGLDVRGKLGTMMKCIRSGEQLRVDDMAASSESLATRDHSASGFSSRPVSGFSSRPGEVDTKIDNSNIEEAESTLRESGYLNYEEARALLGRLEFQKGSIEAALHVFEGIDVAAVTSKMKVSLSRKCEQNRRRSQSDAVPLMSMHAVNLLLEAIFLKAKSLQGLSRFGDAAQSCKVILDTVESALPDGLPESVSADWKLQETLNKAVELLPELWKLAGAPQEAILSYRRALLYNWNLETEIKAKIEKEFAIFLLYSGTDASPPNLRSHMDGSFVPRNNIEEAVLLLLILLRKFSNGKIEWDPTILDHLSFALSVSGELRALAHQIEELLPGILDRRERYCTLALCYHGEGDDAVALNLLRNLFSNRDNPDCILELLLGSKICAEKMIFIDEGMSYASKALSKLHGRCGQMVSLANWLWGLLLSAQSRSVASDSERTRKQSEALEALETAQKVMIQRDPKIIFYLSLENAEQRKLDIALSYAKHLLKLEAGSSIKTYILLARILSAQKRFIDAETVVNAALDQTGKWDQGELLRTKAKLQIAQGQLKNAIQTYTHILAVLQVRNKTYASGKRLLKSKGNYDRKLEMETWHDLANVYTSLSQWRDAEVCLSKSKAIGPYSASRWHTAGLLYEAKGSHQEALKAFSAALDVDPAHVPSLISTASILRHLGSQSIPIIRSFLTDAIRLDKMNHSAWYNLGLVYKIDAGASPLEAAECFEAAAILEESAPLEPFR